The genomic region TTCAGTTCCAGGGAGGCTTTTCAGCCAAAACATGCAGGCTGGAAGGTAAAGTAGCATCTATGctcagatttattttttattttttggtttgtttaatCGCCATATATTTTACGAACAATGGGAACTATATGGAAAAACtagcttttttattttgtatcccTTCCCTGCTTGTTTAGTTTTCTCTTTCCTGTTGTTCTCTGCAGGTTCTTCCGCAGATGGAGACTTCACAACGATCAGTCATTTTTACCCAGAGGACAACAACTCTCTTCAGATAtcctttattttaaatttataaTAAGCGCCTAATAATAttgttactgagtgtttgtcatcGCAACTGATGATTGCTTTATGACTAAAAAGCAAAAAATGATCTTTCCTTAACTCCACACCCACTGCTTTCCCATACAGGAGTCGGCCGCCGTGACcagaataaaaataacatttgagCACAGCACTGACTTTTTCGGGAGGATTATTGTTTATACTTTGGACATCCTCGGGGAGAAATCCACATGACTGAGAAGAACCATGCAGGACATCAGAAGATGAATGTGCTGCCACAGCATAAATGGACTGgaatgctttttttatttttacaaaattgACACTGCAACCGGTGCTAATGATTCTCTCTCAGAAAACCTCGACGATACCGATACTATGTATCGATACCACTAGTAGTTTTGATACATaaaatttcccccccaaaaaagttgtGAACGAAGACTCATGTCACTTCAACCATGAATTCCTCTCAAATGCCCACAAAGTATATAATTATTATTCTAGCAAAGCAcagcataaaaaaatacatttatttcaaGTCGTTTGTATTCATTCTTGCTGATCTACAGCCAAACTAAATAATCTTGCTTCacagttggcaaaaaaaaaacttttttttcatgatactgccttgcattaaaaaaaaagtagtctCAGTATCACTGTAATTTATCGGCATGCTGGTTTGTAGAGTCTTAGAATATGGTCCTCCAAAACCTTCTGAACTACAATacacagaaaaaagaaaatactgtgTTAAAATAAGCACGTAACTGTGAGAAGGTGTCAAGCAGAAAGGTTCTAATTACTCTTTTTGTATCCAAGGGCAACAGCCAAGGCCATTGCACTGTAGCCAGAATCGGACTCTGTGGTCATGTCGGCTCCTTTG from Syngnathus scovelli strain Florida chromosome 10, RoL_Ssco_1.2, whole genome shotgun sequence harbors:
- the nr2c2ap gene encoding nuclear receptor 2C2-associated protein isoform X1; its protein translation is MADSLICGDTQCRVSSVLNRDVKQFGKKFMFDSNEETCWNSDQGDCQWLILDFPQSVRLSEFKVQFQGGFSAKTCRLEGSSADGDFTTISHFYPEDNNSLQCFPIQESAAVTRIKITFEHSTDFFGRIIVYTLDILGEKST
- the nr2c2ap gene encoding nuclear receptor 2C2-associated protein isoform X2, coding for MRRYSMVSSVLNRDVKQFGKKFMFDSNEETCWNSDQGDCQWLILDFPQSVRLSEFKVQFQGGFSAKTCRLEGSSADGDFTTISHFYPEDNNSLQCFPIQESAAVTRIKITFEHSTDFFGRIIVYTLDILGEKST